CGATCATCATTGGCGAGTCGGACCCGGAAGGCTGCGCGGCCTGTGGCATGAAAACCAACCCCGAAAACGCCTACCGCAATGGCACGCTGTATTCGAGCTACACGGCGGCCGCGTTTGCCCGCAAGTACGACCTGGCCGACCAGCATCAGGTGAATCTGAAAGGGGCGGTTTCGTGGTCGTTCGAGTTTGAAGACCAGCCCTGGTTCTACGGGTTCCGGGATCTGGCAACGAACGGCGTCGATAAACCGGTGCTGAATGTGTTTCGGATGTACGGCATGATGCGGGGAAAACGGGTGGAAGTGACGGGCAACATGGCCTACCAGGTCGCAGCGATTCGGGACTCCAGCGTGCGCCGGGCGGCTCCGGACGTAAACGCGCTGGCGGCCCGGGATACGGCGTCCAACACCGCCACCGTCATGATCTGGAATTACCACGACGACAACGTTCCGGCCCCGGTTTCGCCGGTCGATCTGACGATCAAAGGAGTACCGGCCAAACAGGTGTTGGTCACGCAGTACCGCATTGATGACGAACACAGCAACTCGTATGCCGTCTGGCAGAAAATGGGTTCGCCCCAGCAACCGACGCCCGATCAGGTAAAACAACTTGAAAAAGCCGGTCAACTGGCGCAGTACGGTTCGCCCGTCCGGACGGATGTCGCGGCCAACGGTGAAGTTAAACTGAACACGGTTTTGCCCCGCCAGGCCGTTGCTTTATTTAAATTGACGTGGTAATTGTCCATCTCTCTGTATGAAGCTCAAAAAACTTCTTCTTCTCCTTTTTCTAAGCAATTCTTTGTTGGCCCAACCCCGCTGGCCGACAATCACGCAGCAGACCAAACCGTGGACGCGCTGGTGGTGGATGGGCAGCGCCGTTAATCAAAAAGACCTGACAATTTTGTTAGATCAATACAAAAAAGCCGGGTTGGGGGGCGTCGAAATTACACCCATTTACGGCGTGAAAGGCGAGGAACGGAATTTCATCAACTTCCTGTCGCCGAAGTGGATGACGATGCTCGACCACACCCTGAAAGAAGCCAGCCGGCTCGGCATGGGCGTCGATCTGGCGCAGGCGTCGGGCTGGCCCTTTGGCGGGCCGTGGGTAAGTCCGGCGGATGCCTGCAAGTATGTCGCTTACAAAACCTATAGCCTCAGAAGCGGAGAAAAGCTGGCGGAACCCGTTACCTACCTTCAGCAGCCGCTGGTCCGGACGGTGGGCGAGAAAATCGACATCAAGCAACTGGTGGAACCGATTGCCAAAAATCCGAACCTGCAACGGCACGCGTTCGATCAGGTCCGGTTTGAAAAGCCGTTGCCGCTGCAAACCCTGATGGCCTATTCCGACAAAGGGCAAACCGTTGATCTGACGGCGAAAGTCGACAGCAAAGGCGCGCTGAACTGGACGGCACCGGAAGGGCGCTGGACCTTGTACGCGGTTTTTCAGGGCTGGCACGGCAAGATGGTTGAGCGGGCCGGACCGGGGGGCGAAGGCGACGTGATCGACCATTTTTCCAAAACCGCCACGCAGCATTACCTGCAAAAATTCGATGAAGCCTTTAAAGGGCACGACCTGAAAACGCTGCGGGCGTTTTTCAACGATTCCTACGAGGTAGACGATGCGCAGGGCGAAGGCAACTGGACCCCGGCCTTGTTCGAGGAGTTTAAGAAACGCCACGGCTACGACCTGCGCAACCACCTGGCGGCCTTGTTTGGCAAAGATTCGGAGGAGAAGAACGGGCGTATCCTGACCGATTACCGATCCACTATCTCGGAACTGCTGCTGGAAAATTACACCAAAACCTGGAGCGAATGGGCCAAAACAAAGGGCAAAATCATCCGCAATCAGGCGCACGGTTCGCCCGCCAACATCCTGGATCTGTACGCCATCACCGACATTCCGGAAATTGAAGGCACGGAGATTCTCAGAATCAAATTTGCCTCGTCGGCGGCCAACGTGACCGGCAAAAAACTCACCTCGTCCGAATCGGCGACCTGGGACAACGAGCATTTTCTGTCGAAGCTGAGCGACATCAAAAAAGACATGGACCGGTTTCTGCTCGGCGGGGTAAACCACACGTTCTATCACGGCACCAATTATTCCCCGCAGAATGCTCCCTGGCCCGGCTGGCTGTTTTATGCCGCCGTCCATTTCAATCCCAACAATACGTTCTGGACCGATTTCGGCAAACTGAACCAGTACGTAGCCCGCTGTCAGTCGTTTTTGCAGGCCGGAAAACCAAACAACGATGTGCTGGTCTATCTGCCGATTTACGATTCGTTCACGCGGCCCGGCAAGGTGTTACTGCAACACTACGACGGCATCGACCACGGTTTCAAAGGCTTGCCGGTGGAAGAACACGCCGAAACGCTCTGGAAAAAAGGCTACGGATTTGATTTCATCTCGGACAAACAACTCCTGAACGTCACGTCGGCCAACGGAAAGTTGCAAACCGGGGGTGTTGCCTACCAGACGGTGCTGGTGCCCGAAGCCCGCTACATGCCGGGGGGCACCTTCCAGCAACTGATCAAACTGGCGCAGAACGGTGCAACGGTCGTGTTTGTTAATAACTTGCCCGAAGACGTACCCGGTTTCGGAAATCTGGAAAACCGGCGGGCTGCGTTTAAAAAGCTGGTAAGCCAACTCAAGTTTGTTGATAGCAAAGGCGTCCGGAAGGCAACAGTTGGCAAAGGCGCTTTTCTGGTGGCTAGAAATGCCGATGCGCTGCTGGTGTCTGCGGGCGTCAGGCGCGAGAAAATGGTGGATGCCGGTCTGCAACTGGTGCGCCGGAGTCACGCCAACGGAAAGTATTATTTCATCGCCAACTGGGGTGAGAAAGCCGTCGATGGCTGGTTTCCGCTGAGTACGGCGGCCAAATCCGTGGCGCTCTACAATCCGATGACCGAAAAGCTGGGCGTGGCCCAGTTCCGAACCACAACCGAGGGCGGAAGTGAGGTTTACCTGCAACTGGCACCCGGCGAATCCTGCATCCTGGAGACGTCTAATGCCGTCGCTAGCGGTCCGGCCTATGCCTACTGGAAACCGGCGGGGTCGGCGCAGCCCATCAGGGGCAAATGGACCATCACTTTTCTGTCGGGTGGGCCGCAGTTGCCCTCTAAAAAAGAAACCGAAAGCCTGGGTTCGTGGACCGATCTGGACGGCGATTACGTGAAAAGCTTTTCGGGGACGGCGTCTTACACCATCTCCTTTCCGAAGCCGGAGGGCACCGGCGCGGGCTGGATGCTGACGCTGGGCAAGGTGGCCGAAAGCGCCCGCGTCCGGCTGAATGGCAACGAAATCGGCACCCTGATCGGACCGACCTACCAGCTTTTCATTCCTAAAGATCAACTCAAAGCGACCAACGAACTAACGGTTTTTGTCTCCAATAGCATGGCGAACCGGATTGCAGAGCTGGACCGGGAACGCATTAACTGGAAGAAGTTTTACAACATCAACATGTCGGCCCGGCTGCGGGAAAACCGGGGGGCGGACGGAAACTTCACCGCTGAAAAATGGAAACCGCGCGAATCCGGTTTGATGGGTCCCGTCACCCTGACGCCGGTGGTGTCGGCCAAATAACGTTTTGACGCCTTTCTCTAAACCCAACTCCCAATGCAGGAAATTGCTTTTACGATGCAGCTCAAACCCGGTGTGGAAGCCGAGTACCAACGCCGTCACGACGAAATCTGGCCGGAACTGTCGCAGGCGCTGACCGAAGCGGGCATCCGGGATTACTCCATCTTTCTCGACCGGTCGAGCGGTACCCTGTTTGCCGTGCAGAAGCGGGAAGACAACCACACCGCCGATCAGTTGCCGGGTCGGGCGATTATGAAAAAATGGTGGGCGTACATGGCCGATTTGATGGACACAAACGCCGACAATTCACCGGTAGCCAAGCCGTTGGAGCGGGTGTTCCATATGGAGTAACCATGCGGAGATTTATTGGTGAAAAAAGCAGAAAGACTGGTCGGAAGGCTAGTCTTTTTTTGTGCGCTGGGCGTACTAGGGAAGCGGCTGACAGTCAGGTCTTAAAAAAGAAAATATAGCGTGCTAATTTTTAAAATTATTGAAAAAGTATTTATACATTACCCCTTATGTCACAGTGAAGTGACCAAACCCCTTTTTCGGCCTATTTAAAGAAACATTTACTAAACCCTTTTATGAGAAAACCTTTCCGATTCCACCACAAACTGGTGGGCCTGGCGGTGCTGTGCGCTGTTTTGGGCGCAATCTCCCCGAGTTTGGCCCAAACCATTAAAGTCAGCGGTAAAGTCCAGTCCGCAACCGACAAATCCGATCTGGTCGGAATTTCCATTGTCGTTAAAGGTACCAACAACGGCACCACCTCCAACGCAACCGGCGAGTACACCATCAACGCCCCCGCCAACGGCACGCTGGTTTTTTCATTCATCGGGTTCGCCAAACAGGAAATTCCGGTCAACAACCGCAGCCTCATCGACGTAACGCTCCAGGAAGACAACCAGCAACTGAACGAGGTGGTGGTGACGGCCCTCGGCGTGAAGCGGGAGAAAAAGCAGTTAGGCTATACGGTGTCGGAAATTTCCGGTTCCAAAATGGCAACCACCAACGAACTCAGCCCCATCAGTGCCTTACAAGGCCGGATTCCAGGGGTGCAGATTGACCAGGGCGCGGGTGGTTTGATGGGCAACACCAAAATTCTGATTCGGGGGAATTCAACCTTGTCGCCCAACAACCAGCCGATTTTTGTGGTCGATGGCGTCATTCTGGACAACGACATCTACGACGAAAGCGGACGGGATTTCGGCAATGCGCTCAAAAACCTGAACATGGAGGATTTTGAGAGCGTTTCGGTCCTGAAAGGTTCAGCCGCTGCGGCCCTGTACGGCACCCGCGCCATCAACGGCGTTATTCTGGTGACCACCAAAAAAGGAACCGCGCGCAAGGGCATCGGCGTCAGCGTTTCGCAGACCTTCAACATGCAGCAACCCTACCGGGGGCCGGATTTTCAGAACGATTACGGCGGTGGAACCGTCGGCGCTTTTTTCACCGATACGCGGGAGCCGAACTACAAACCCGATGAAAGCTGGACCACCAAGGTTTTTCCGACCAACAGCGAAGGCAAACCTTACATTGACCGGCAGATTGGCCGGGAGCTGGAAAACTGGGGGCCGCGTTTTGCCGGGCAGCAGGTGGTCGATTACGACGGCAAGATGACAACCTACCAGGCGTACCCGAATAATTACCTCGATGCCTTTCAGACCGGGCTCGGCAGCCTGTCAAACGTGGCCATCGACGGCGGGGGAGAGCGCTCAACGTTTCGTTTTTCGTATAACCGGGTGAAAAGCCGGGGCATCAACTTTAAAAACGAGCTGAGCAAAAATGCCTTCAACCTGCGCGTTACCCAGAACCTGAACAAGTTTCTGGTGGCAGACGTAACGGCCGATTACACCACCAGCACCGGCAGCAACCCGCCCACCCTGGGCCTGAACAACTACATCTGGACGTTTCCGCGCAATTACGACACTAAGTATTGGATGAAGCGGGAAAACTACATCGCCTACAACGGCGGTTTGCGCAACCCCAACGACCCGAACGAACCCAACAAAGTGCCCGGGGCCGATTACTGGTTTACTATTTTTGAGAACGATTACATCCAGACGGAGCAGATGGTTCGGGGGCGGGTAGCCCTGACCGGAACCGTAACGGACTGGCTGAAGCTTCAGATTGAGGGGAACTTTAACAACCTATATACCAAGAATGAAACCAAGGAAATGGGTCAGGGCGTCAACTTCACGGGCGGCAAATACGGGTTGGGACACTCCACCCGGCAGGCTACGTTCATGAAATGGATGGCCATTTTCAACAGGCCGATCACCAAGGACCTCGACTTCAACGGTTACCTCGGCGGGGAGTCTCAGAATTACAACCTGTCGTACAACTACTCCGAAACCAACGGCGGGCTGACCTACCCCGGCAACTTTTTCCTGGCGAACTCGATCCTGCCCCAGATTTCCCGGGGCGGTATCCGCACCCGGCGCGCGTACCGGTCTCTGTACGCCAGCGCCGATTTTGGGTACAAAGATCAACTCTTCTTACAGGCCACATTCCGCAACGACTGGTCGTCGGCGCTAACCTACAAAGACGGCAGCGGCAACAATTCCTACAGTTATCCGTCGGTCAGCCTTTCGTGGGTATTCTCGCAGGCGTTTCATTCCTCGCTGCCATCCTGGATCAGTTACGGGAAACTGCGGGGGAACCTGGCCGTGCTGGGGGGCGATATTGACCCGTTTGTACTTAACCCGGGTTTTGCGTTTCGGGATTATACCAATGCGGGCGGGGCCGGACAGCAGCCAATGTCTACCTACAGTTCGGCCACGACTTTGCAGCAGAACATCAAGCCGCTGCGGAAAATTGCCAAGGAGATCGGGCTGGAGCTGAAGGTCCTCAACAACCGGCTCGGTATTGATGTGTCGGTGTACCGCGACAACTCCCGCAACCAGCCCCTGCCCATCTCGTCGGCCATCGAAACCGGCGTCAGCAGCATCCTGATCAACGCCGGAAACATCCAGAATACCGGTATCGAAATTGCCCTGGATGCAACACCGCTCAAAATCGGCGCTTTTAGCTGGAACACGATGGTGTCGTTTTCCCACAACCGCAACAAGATCGTTGAACTGTACGGCGACCGGGAATACTACGCGCTGGCCGACGAATCGGGCGGGAGCAACGACCTGATTCCGTACGCGAAAGTGGGCGGTACCTACGGCGTAGTCCGGACGAAAATTGCCGCCAGCCGCTTTCAGGGGGCCGACGCCAACGATCCCCGCAACGGGCTGCCCATTCTGACCTGGCGGGGTGATGCCCGGGCGGCTTTCCCGGCGCGCAGCAACGAGTGGAAGGATGTAGGCGACATCAACGCCAAATTCCGGGGTGGCTGGGACAATACCTTTACGTTTAAGAAACTTTCCCTCAATGTGCTGTTCGACGCCAAAATCGGCGGGGACATGATCATTACCTCGTTGCGCTACGGAACCCACACCGGCGTGTTTACCAGCTCGCTGCAGGGCCGCGACGCCGAACGGGGAGGCATTGTCTGGACCAGCAAGTACGATAACAAAACCTACGACGACGGCATCATTCCCGAAGGGGTTTTTGCGCCCGGCCAGACCATTACCCAGCCGGACGGTTCGGCGGCCAACGTGGGCGGGATGACGTTTCAGGAAGCCTACGACAAAGGACTGGTGGAACCGACGCACCGACCGCAGTATAATTACCGCTACGGTTCTTTCTCGACCGCCGTGGGCGATTACTGGATCGCCGAAAACTCCTGGGTTTCGCTGCGGCAGGTGTCGCTGACGTTCCAGGTTCCGCAGAATATTGTGCAGAAAGTGAAGCTCAACGGGTTGTCGATCAGTGTAGTAGGGCGTGATCTGCTGTATCTGTACAACACGCTGCCGCTCAATTTCAATCCGGCATCCAACTATTCCAACAGCACCGCCGTGCAGAAGGAAATCGGCTTTATCCCGCCCATGACCCGGAC
This Larkinella insperata DNA region includes the following protein-coding sequences:
- a CDS encoding glycosyl hydrolase, with amino-acid sequence MKLKKLLLLLFLSNSLLAQPRWPTITQQTKPWTRWWWMGSAVNQKDLTILLDQYKKAGLGGVEITPIYGVKGEERNFINFLSPKWMTMLDHTLKEASRLGMGVDLAQASGWPFGGPWVSPADACKYVAYKTYSLRSGEKLAEPVTYLQQPLVRTVGEKIDIKQLVEPIAKNPNLQRHAFDQVRFEKPLPLQTLMAYSDKGQTVDLTAKVDSKGALNWTAPEGRWTLYAVFQGWHGKMVERAGPGGEGDVIDHFSKTATQHYLQKFDEAFKGHDLKTLRAFFNDSYEVDDAQGEGNWTPALFEEFKKRHGYDLRNHLAALFGKDSEEKNGRILTDYRSTISELLLENYTKTWSEWAKTKGKIIRNQAHGSPANILDLYAITDIPEIEGTEILRIKFASSAANVTGKKLTSSESATWDNEHFLSKLSDIKKDMDRFLLGGVNHTFYHGTNYSPQNAPWPGWLFYAAVHFNPNNTFWTDFGKLNQYVARCQSFLQAGKPNNDVLVYLPIYDSFTRPGKVLLQHYDGIDHGFKGLPVEEHAETLWKKGYGFDFISDKQLLNVTSANGKLQTGGVAYQTVLVPEARYMPGGTFQQLIKLAQNGATVVFVNNLPEDVPGFGNLENRRAAFKKLVSQLKFVDSKGVRKATVGKGAFLVARNADALLVSAGVRREKMVDAGLQLVRRSHANGKYYFIANWGEKAVDGWFPLSTAAKSVALYNPMTEKLGVAQFRTTTEGGSEVYLQLAPGESCILETSNAVASGPAYAYWKPAGSAQPIRGKWTITFLSGGPQLPSKKETESLGSWTDLDGDYVKSFSGTASYTISFPKPEGTGAGWMLTLGKVAESARVRLNGNEIGTLIGPTYQLFIPKDQLKATNELTVFVSNSMANRIAELDRERINWKKFYNINMSARLRENRGADGNFTAEKWKPRESGLMGPVTLTPVVSAK
- the rhaM gene encoding L-rhamnose mutarotase, yielding MQEIAFTMQLKPGVEAEYQRRHDEIWPELSQALTEAGIRDYSIFLDRSSGTLFAVQKREDNHTADQLPGRAIMKKWWAYMADLMDTNADNSPVAKPLERVFHME
- a CDS encoding SusC/RagA family TonB-linked outer membrane protein, translating into MRKPFRFHHKLVGLAVLCAVLGAISPSLAQTIKVSGKVQSATDKSDLVGISIVVKGTNNGTTSNATGEYTINAPANGTLVFSFIGFAKQEIPVNNRSLIDVTLQEDNQQLNEVVVTALGVKREKKQLGYTVSEISGSKMATTNELSPISALQGRIPGVQIDQGAGGLMGNTKILIRGNSTLSPNNQPIFVVDGVILDNDIYDESGRDFGNALKNLNMEDFESVSVLKGSAAAALYGTRAINGVILVTTKKGTARKGIGVSVSQTFNMQQPYRGPDFQNDYGGGTVGAFFTDTREPNYKPDESWTTKVFPTNSEGKPYIDRQIGRELENWGPRFAGQQVVDYDGKMTTYQAYPNNYLDAFQTGLGSLSNVAIDGGGERSTFRFSYNRVKSRGINFKNELSKNAFNLRVTQNLNKFLVADVTADYTTSTGSNPPTLGLNNYIWTFPRNYDTKYWMKRENYIAYNGGLRNPNDPNEPNKVPGADYWFTIFENDYIQTEQMVRGRVALTGTVTDWLKLQIEGNFNNLYTKNETKEMGQGVNFTGGKYGLGHSTRQATFMKWMAIFNRPITKDLDFNGYLGGESQNYNLSYNYSETNGGLTYPGNFFLANSILPQISRGGIRTRRAYRSLYASADFGYKDQLFLQATFRNDWSSALTYKDGSGNNSYSYPSVSLSWVFSQAFHSSLPSWISYGKLRGNLAVLGGDIDPFVLNPGFAFRDYTNAGGAGQQPMSTYSSATTLQQNIKPLRKIAKEIGLELKVLNNRLGIDVSVYRDNSRNQPLPISSAIETGVSSILINAGNIQNTGIEIALDATPLKIGAFSWNTMVSFSHNRNKIVELYGDREYYALADESGGSNDLIPYAKVGGTYGVVRTKIAASRFQGADANDPRNGLPILTWRGDARAAFPARSNEWKDVGDINAKFRGGWDNTFTFKKLSLNVLFDAKIGGDMIITSLRYGTHTGVFTSSLQGRDAERGGIVWTSKYDNKTYDDGIIPEGVFAPGQTITQPDGSAANVGGMTFQEAYDKGLVEPTHRPQYNYRYGSFSTAVGDYWIAENSWVSLRQVSLTFQVPQNIVQKVKLNGLSISVVGRDLLYLYNTLPLNFNPASNYSNSTAVQKEIGFIPPMTRTLGVTLRGSF